The Bacteroidota bacterium genome includes the window AAAAGTGAAAGTAAAATATTTTACAATTGCCCCAATGGGCACTTTTTCTAGCCCAGGGAGCGATACCCTATTGAACCAGCGGATAAAAGCACGGTAAAAAACTTTCTTTTTGTAATTCGTAAACCAAGACATTTGCTGCAAAAATCGTTATATAATATTTATTATCATCATTTTTAAAATAAAAGACCGCAACTTTGCAACCCGAATGAAAAAGTTTACTGTTAAAATTCTAATCCTCACTGCCATTTGTTGTGCGGTTAATTATGGCTTACAAATGTTAATGCCTAAATGGAACTTGAAACCTGTCTATCCAGCCATTTTATATTATTTAGCGATTACTTTGTTGGTTTTTTTCATCAGCATGATGGGTGTGGGAAAAAACAACAAATTATTTATCAAAGCTTTTATGACAGGGCTAAGTTTGCACCTCATGTTCAGTGTGGGTGGACTGGCTGCTTGGCTTATCTTTCTAAGGGACTCCACTGTGCCGCTTAATATTCCATTCATCGTTTCTTATTTATTATTAAATATTTTATTCACAGGATTTGAAATTATGAATTTGATAACTACCTTGCGACCGTTTTCAAAAAAGAATTAAATCCGTGAGAAGTACTGTTAAATCAAGAAAGTTTATAAATTATTTCTTCAAATATTTTGGAGTACTCGTGTTTTTCACGACATTTTCGGTAGCCAAGGCCGAACACGAGCCCGCTCACGAAGCCACTTCTGAGCATCACGATAAAGCCCACGACAAATTTAAACCGGGCGAAATGATTTTCGACCACATTAAAGACAACCACGATTGGCATTTGTGGGATTATAATGGTCATCCTGTTAGCATATCTCTTCCTGTTATTATATATAGCCCTGGTAAAGGCCTCGAAAATTTCTCTTCTTCACATTTCGAACATGGCCATGCCTCTTATATGGGATATAAATTGGTCAACAAAAAAATTGTTGCTGAGGACGGACATAAATTCTACGATATCTCCATTACCAAAAATGTAGCAAGTATGTTGCTCGGAGTTTTGCTTTTATTAGTTGCTGCTCTTTATGCTGCCAAACGTTACAAAAAGAATTCAGGCAAATTATATGGTGTACAATCATTTCTTGAGCCTGTTATTTTGTTCATCCGTGATGATGTTGCAAAACCTTCCATCGGCGAAAAAAGATATGCCCGTTATATGCCTTTCTTATTAACGGTGTTTTTCTTCATCCTTATTAATAACCTTATGGGGCTTATCCCTATTTTTCCATTCGGGGCTAACGTAACTGGCAATATAGCCGTTACCATGGTATTGGCAGTACTTACCTTTATTATAACAACTTTCTCAACCAATGCAGCTTATTGGAAACATATATTCATGCCTCCAGTACCTATAGCTATGTATATTATTATAGTGCCTATCGAAATATTGGGCGTGTTTTTAAAACCACTGGTATTAATGATACGTTTGTTTGCAAACATTACAGCAGGACATATTATCATACTGGGCTTCTTTAGCTTGATATTTATATTTGGCGAAATGAGCAAACCACTCGGTTATGGTGTAACGGTATTATCGGTTGCCTTTAACTTAGCCATGAACTGTCTCGAGCTTTTGGTAGCTTTCCTTCAAGCATACGTTTTCACCTTACTTGCATCCATGTATTTTGGACAAGCAGGCGAAGAACATCACCATGAAGAAGCACATCATTAATAGAATATAATTTTAAACTCAATATAACTAACAATTAAATAAATAAAACCATGAGTCTTTTAAATGTAATTATGCAAGCGGCTGTTGACAATTCAGCAGGATTTGCCAAAATGGGTGCAGGTATCGGTGCTGGTATTGCTGCATTGGGTGCAGGTGTAGGTATTGGCCGCATTGGCGGTAGTGCCTTGGAATCTATTGCCCGTCAGCCAGAAGCCATCGGCGACATCCGTACAAACATGATCCTTGCCGCTGCCCTTGTAGAAGGTGCTGTGTTCTTTGGTATCGTGCTGTGCTTGTTGATCTTGTTCGTTTAATCTGCAACAAATCTTTAACAAAGTTACAGGTGGCGGGCATCTGCTTTCCACCTGTGGCTTTATACAAGTGCATCAAATTTTTTCAATTAAAAAAAAACCAAGTAATACTTAACCCAATATGGATTTAGTTACACCCGGACTCGGACTGCTGGTATGGGCCACTGTAGTCTTCCTAATATTACTCTTTATATTAGGCAAATTTGCTTGGGGACCTATCCTCAAAGCATTGAACGATCGTGAGAAAAAAATCACGGACTCACTCGAACTCGCCGAAAAAACTCGCCTCGAGATGGAAAACATTAAGGCGGGCAATGAGAAAATGCTAAAAGAGGCCAGCATCGAGCGTGACAAAATTTTGAAAGAAGCCAAAGAAATGCGTGACTCAATTGTAGCCACTGCAAAAAAATCGGCTGATGAAGAAGGTCGTCGCATGATAGCCCAAGCAAAAGACAGTATCGAAAAAGAAAAATCTGCTGCCATGGCCGAGCTTAAAAATCTATCTGCAACTATTGGGGTAGAAATTGCTGAGAAAATTCTTCGCAAAAAATTGGAATCGAATACCGAGCAAGATGCTCTGATTGCTGATTATATCAATCATCTTAACCTTAACTAATATATAATGGCTGAACATAGAGTATCTGGACGTTATGCAAAATCATTGGTTGATTTAGCAGTAGCCAATAAACAACTGGATGCAGTGAAGGCTGATGTGGATTTGATTTTGGGAACTTTAAAAAGTAACCGCGATTTATTTAATGTATTACAAAGCCCTATCATTAATAGCGGTAAAAAAACAACTATTGTAGACGCGGTATTTAAAGGCAAAGTGAGTGAAACTACTTATCAGTTTTTGAATTTGGTAATTGAGAAAAAACGTGAACCTTTATTATGGGATATCTGCAATTCTTTTACAAATCTATTTAATACTATTAATGGTATCATTAAAGTAAAAGTAACTACGGCTGTTGCTCTTGCCGAAAAGCCCAAGGCGGAAATTGAAGCTTATCTTCAAAAAAATACAGGAAAAAAAATAATACTAGAAACGGCTGTCGATCCCAATATTATTGGGGGTCTCGTTATCCGTACCGAAGATGGTTTGTATGATGCCAGCATCTCAAACCAACTCACCAAAATTAAACAGACACTTAACAAAGTTCATATTTCATAAACTATTATAATCATGTCAACAATAAGACCAGACGAAGTATCAGCCATTATCCGCGAACAACTTGCGGGCTTCAAAAGTGAATCACAACTTGAAGAAGTAGGTACTGTATTACAAATAGGTGATGGTATTGCCCGTATTTATGGGCTTACCAAAGTTCAGTCGGGCGAGCTGATTGAATTTGAAAACAACCTCCGTGGTATCGTACTTAACCTTGAAGAAAACAATGTGGGTGCGGTGTTGCTAGGTAGCTCAGAAAATGTAAAAGAAGGTGATACCGTAAAACGTACAGGCAAAATTGCTTCGCTTAAAGTAGGTGAAGGTTTATTGGGCCGTGTAGTGGATACACTCGGTAATCCCATAGATGGAAAAGGACCCATCACTGGCGAACTATATGAAATGCCTTTGGAGCGTAAAGCCCCTGGGGTAATTTTTAGAGAGCCTGTAAAAGAGCCTTTGCAAACAGGTATCAAAGCTATCGACTCGATGATTCCAATCGGTCGTGGCCAACGTGAGTTAATCATTGGCGACCGCCAAACTGGTAAGACCGCAGTTGCTATTGATACTATCATCAACCAAAAAGAATTTTACGATGCTGGCAATCCAGTATATTGTATATATGTAGCTATCGGGCAAAAAGGTTCTACCGTTGCTCAAATAGTAAAAACCTTGGAAGACAATGGTGCGATGCCTTATACAGTTGTGGTAACTGCTACTGCTTCCGATCCAGCA containing:
- the atpH gene encoding ATP synthase F1 subunit delta, with amino-acid sequence MAEHRVSGRYAKSLVDLAVANKQLDAVKADVDLILGTLKSNRDLFNVLQSPIINSGKKTTIVDAVFKGKVSETTYQFLNLVIEKKREPLLWDICNSFTNLFNTINGIIKVKVTTAVALAEKPKAEIEAYLQKNTGKKIILETAVDPNIIGGLVIRTEDGLYDASISNQLTKIKQTLNKVHIS
- a CDS encoding F0F1 ATP synthase subunit B produces the protein MDLVTPGLGLLVWATVVFLILLFILGKFAWGPILKALNDREKKITDSLELAEKTRLEMENIKAGNEKMLKEASIERDKILKEAKEMRDSIVATAKKSADEEGRRMIAQAKDSIEKEKSAAMAELKNLSATIGVEIAEKILRKKLESNTEQDALIADYINHLNLN
- the atpB gene encoding F0F1 ATP synthase subunit A; translation: MRSTVKSRKFINYFFKYFGVLVFFTTFSVAKAEHEPAHEATSEHHDKAHDKFKPGEMIFDHIKDNHDWHLWDYNGHPVSISLPVIIYSPGKGLENFSSSHFEHGHASYMGYKLVNKKIVAEDGHKFYDISITKNVASMLLGVLLLLVAALYAAKRYKKNSGKLYGVQSFLEPVILFIRDDVAKPSIGEKRYARYMPFLLTVFFFILINNLMGLIPIFPFGANVTGNIAVTMVLAVLTFIITTFSTNAAYWKHIFMPPVPIAMYIIIVPIEILGVFLKPLVLMIRLFANITAGHIIILGFFSLIFIFGEMSKPLGYGVTVLSVAFNLAMNCLELLVAFLQAYVFTLLASMYFGQAGEEHHHEEAHH
- the atpE gene encoding ATP synthase F0 subunit C; protein product: MSLLNVIMQAAVDNSAGFAKMGAGIGAGIAALGAGVGIGRIGGSALESIARQPEAIGDIRTNMILAAALVEGAVFFGIVLCLLILFV